Proteins co-encoded in one Conger conger chromosome 4, fConCon1.1, whole genome shotgun sequence genomic window:
- the plvapb gene encoding plasmalemma vesicle associated protein b: MYNSSYSRAKFGLEAKDIQRSKGKSCGYYMRIVFFFSSLIQSLIIVSLVLFLVYGKSEQSAEQQRVQDLEQSFERLSKDIQLLRQQKAEVTMKLNKNVAEKVALEKELATTKDLANTTAKQLDDLRKQVTQCETDKKKAEMTRSTPIQCPGSLTTVNAANNEVRSMHLRNQHMEAMVKQMQTNFTQTVLQLNTDLDSAIKARQMLHLEAIELRQDKVNLKEQLEKYAVKCREDFVQSLEGIPAVTKAFLKRIENLFPQAFTFHLTCYKQQEQMERIRESCSSLSREIEDKFQQYLNNVGSRIAEIQAQNSLLLVQNRRAIEAYQLCRQASAQKPAGLLSGSPVQQQQDRLNAPSGQVSAPLTNAPAVSRAAELKKPGKEP, encoded by the exons ATGTACAACAGCAGCTACTCACGGGCAAAGTTCGGGCTGGAAGCCAAGGACATCCAAAGGTCCAAGGGCAAGAGCTGTGGCTACTACATGAGGAtcgtcttcttcttctcctcattGATTCAGTCCCTCATTATCGTCAGCCTGGTGCTCTTCCTGGTGTACGGAAAGTCGGAGCAGTCGGCTGAGCAGCAGCGGGTCCAGGACCTGGAGCAGAGCTTCGAAAGGCTGTCCAAGGACATCCAGTTGCTCCGGCAACAGAAGGCTGAAGTTACGATGAAGCTCAACAAGAATGTGGCTGAGAAGGTCGCCTTAGAAAAAGAGCTGGCTACGACCAAAGATTTGGCCAACACCACAGCGAAACAACTCGATGACCTTCGGAAACAAGTG aCTCAGTGTGAAACGGATAAAAAGAAAGCAGAAATGACCCGATCCACTCCTATTCAGTGTCCTGGATCGCTGACCACAGTGAATGCTGCAAATA ATGAAGTACGAAGCATGCATTTACGGAACCAGCACATGGAAGCAATGGTAAAACAGATGCAGACCAACTTCACACAGACGGTCCTACAGCTCAACACCGACCTGGACAGTGCCATCAAAGCCAGACAAATGCTGCACTTGGAGGCAATTGAGCTACGGCAGGACAAGGTCAACCTCAAGGAGCAGCTAGAGAAATACGCGGTGAAGTGCAGGGAGGACTTTGTGCAGTCCCTGGAGGGCATCCCGGCGGTCACCAAAGCCTTCCTGAAACGGATAGAGAACCTGTTCCCCCAGGCATTCACCTTCCACCTCACCTGCTACAAGCAGCAGGAGCAGATGGAGCGGATCCGCGAAAGCTGCTCCAGCCTCTCCAGGGAGATCGAGGACAAGTTCCAGCAGTACCTGAACAACGTGGGCAGCAGGATCGCGGAGATCCAGGCCCAGAACAGCCTGCTGCTGGTGCAGAACCGCCGTGCGATCGAGGCCTACCAGCTGTGCAGGCAG GCATCTGCACAAAAACCTGCCGGACTGCTTAGTGGCTCACCAGTGCAACAGCAGCAGGACAGACTGAACGCCCCGAGCGGACAGGTCTCCGCTCCCCTGACAAACGCTCCCGCTGTGAGCAGAGCAG CCGAGCTGAAGAAACCTGGCAAGGAACCGTAA